The segment GGAGGCGCCGCGCTATTGTCCTCCGCCGGGGCCAGCGCAGGATCGAAAGGCACGCTGCTGCTCAACCGCATCGGCCCCGTCACCTCGGAGCTGTACATATCGAATGCCGACGGCACGAACGAACACAAGCTGATTCCATCGACCGGCATGGATTACCACGCCTCCTACTCGAAAGACGGGCAGTGGATCGTATTCACGTCCGAGCGCGATGGGCTCGGCCAGTCGAACCTCTACCGCGTCCGCGTGGATGGAACCGGCCTCGAGCGGCTCACGAGCCATGTAGCGGTAGACGACGCCGCCGTCTTTTCTCCGACGGACCCCGACACCATCGCCTTCGTCTCCTCCCGGCGCGGCACCGACGGCTTCGGCACAACGAACATCTGGACCTTGAAGATTTCCACCGGTGCGCTGAAGAACGTCACCGGCGCATTGAGCTTCGATCCGGCCAGGCCCCATAGCTTCTTCCGTCCGTCGTGGTCGCCGGACGGCAAATGGCTGGCGTTGTCATCCGATATCGGCTCCGATTGGCGGGGCCACAATCTGCCGAACGGTTGGGAGCGCACGCAGGAAAGCAGCATCTATCTGATCCGGCCGGATGGCTCGGGCTGGAAAAAAATCGCGGCCAACCCCGGCTACGACGAAGGCTCGCCTTCATGGTCGCCGGATGGCAAACAGGTGGTCTTCTACGAAACGCCCGTCGAATCGACCTGGGGTGCGCACCGCCCCGAATCGATCAACTCGGTCAGCTCGCAGCTCGTTTCCGTCGACGTTTCCACGTTCGCGCGAACGACACTGACGTCGAGCGCGGGCTTCAAGGTCTTCCCGCAATATCTGAGCGCAACGAACGTGGCCTACCACGTCAAAGGCGGCGATACGGAAGGCATTTACACCACGGCCGGAACGTTTCGATCGACGACCAACACCGGGATTCGCTCGCCGCGCTATTCGCCTGACGGCACCGCGATGGTCTACGAAAAAGTCACGTTCGGTCCTGCCCATGCCAACGGCACCCCGCTCTTCTCGTTCGACCCCGCCTGGACCTACCGATATACCGATGTCTTTCCGCTGCTGTCGAAAGATCGCAAGAAACTCGCGTACACGGAAAAGGCGATCAATTCGTCGATCGCCATCGTCAATCCCGATTTTTCGGGTTATACGCGCATCTACGATCCCGCCACGAGCGGCCTCGATCCCGCCCTGATCGCGCAGGGCCTGGCCGGCGCCTTTCAGCCTGCCTGGTCGCCGGACCGGCAATGGGTAGCCTTCGGCGTGGGCAACTGGTTCTTCACGCGCGGCACGGGCCCCGGCTGGATCGTGCGCATCAAGGCCGACGGAAGTATGAACGGCCGTCCGGAAGTGCTCACGGATGGCTCCATTAACGCCGGCTTTCCAAGCTATTCGCCGGACGGCAAGAAAATCGTCTATCGCGTGTGGAGTACCGACGTGAAAGGCCTGCGCATCCTCGATCTCGACCACGGCACGACGACGATCCTGACGAGCGAAGCCGACAACCTGCCGGGATGGTCACCGGACGGCAGCAGGATCGTTTTCACGCGCAAGCAGCCCGATCCGAGCGATGCGAACAGGTTCAACTATGACGTGTTCACGATCAAGCCCGACGGCACCGGCCTCGCGCGCCTGACCTCGGACGGCTCGAACCAGGGCCACGCCGTCTGGACCTGGGACGGCCGCATTGCATACAGCTCGGGCACGTATGGCTTCAGAGACGAACTCGCGCTCTACGACAACTCGTTTCAACCCGACGGCCAGAATTGGCTGATGAACGCCGACGGAAGCGATCCGCATGCGATTACGGATACGCTTTGGGAGGAGGCGATGCCGTTGTACGTGCCGAGCCTGTAACTTTGCGATGGCGGCTTTGCCGCACGAAAGAAGCCGCCCGGCCCCTGGTCCGAGCGACTTCCTTCCTTCGCGGTGCGCACGCGCGACGCTCGCGACGTTACGCCGTCATTTTCCATTTGATCGAGCAGCCGAACGCCGGGTTTTGCACCTCGGGCCCGCTACCGGTGCTGGCGATTTGCTTCATCGCGTCGAAGAGCTCCCGCGGCGCATCGGGTATCGGTCCTTTGCGCGAAGCATCCAGCCGCCCCCGATATCGCAGGTGCAGCGTCGCATCGAAGCCGTAAAACTCGGGCGTGCATACCGCGCCGTACGCTCGCGCAACGTCCTGAGTCTCGTCATAGAGGTACGGAAACGGTAGTTGCAGTTCCGTACTCAATGCCACCATGCGCTCGAACGAGTCTTCGGGATAAGTCGCCGCATCGTTGGAATTGATCGCCACGGTGCCAACGCCCAGCGCCGCGAGTTCGCGCGCATCGCGCAGCAGATGCGGCAGAATCGCCTTCACATAGGGGCAGTGATTGCACATGAAAACGACCACGAGCCCGTCGCGGCCGCGCACGTCATCGAGCGTGTACATCCGGCCGTCGGTCGCGGGCAACGCGAATGCGGGCGCCGCCACGCCGAGTTCGTCTGCGGGAGATTCGGTAGCCATTGATCGCTCCTTGCGTCTCGAGTATGTCTCGCATTGGAGCGCCCATTATCGCTTCGCCGGGCGCGACGTGCTCTTCATCGCGATTTGGACGCTCTCGTCGAGCGGCTTCAACAGCGCGGTCAACGTGCTTTTCGCCGCTTCGTGAGCGCTGTCGCTCAGCGCCAGCGTTTCGGCCGCGGTTTTGGCCGTGCTCTCGAGTTGCTTGCCGGTGCGCTGCTGCTCGAACGCCTTGCCCTCGGTTCGCGATATCGCGCCAGTTGCAACACATGGAGCGCAACAAAAAACACCGTCAACGTCGTGATGAGGTCCGCATACGAAATCAGCCAGCGCTCGGAGCGCTCTTCGGCGTTGCCGTCGCGTTCGTGTCCGGCGGAATCGGACGGGCCACGCTTGCCGGTGACAAAGGGATTAATGACGTGAGAATCCGAGGGAGCCGAAAATATAGTGCGGATGAGCCTGTCTTCATTTTATAGCGCGCCTTTTTGCCGCAAGCGGCTCCGGTAAACGAGTAACGCCCTCATCCGCGAATGAATGAGGGCAGCGGGCCGGCAGCCATCGCCGGACCGCGTTTCGACATTTCGGCAGCCTGGCTTGCAGGCCCCACGTACTTAGCGCACACCGCGATAAAGCGTCCGAAGGTTGCTGTCGGACACGCTCGAACCGGTGCCAACCGCGCCGCCGTCGCTGCCGCCCACACCCGAATCGTTCGAGATCACGGCGCCTTGCTCCGCTGCGAGCGTTTGAGCGCTCACGCCGCGTTGCGAGGCGGGTGCGCCCGCATCAGGCCGATAGAACGGCGCGGGACCATAGCCGCTTGCGAAGGCGGGAGCCGCAACGGCGGCGGAAACAGCAACCAACAGGGCAGAAATAAGCTTCGTGTTCATGATTCACTCCGATGATGTTCGTAATGTCGGGATGCGCCCGATCGGTAGATCGTTCGTGGCGCTTCGTATTCAACGTTGACGGAATGAAGTGTAAGGATCCGGCCCGCGCAGACAAAGATGCGGAAGCCGACAACACATTTCCTGGAAAACGAACAATCAGGGTGAACCCGGATCCCGATGGTGCGACCCCAATTCGTAAGGCCGACGGAGGCCGGCCGCCGGCAAGCTGGCCTACGACAGCGCGCCGGGCGGGCTGACCGAGGAAGCGTGGGCGAGCAGTTCCTGGTAGCGGCGATAGCTGCCGCAGCGCTGGAACTTGGCGGCATACATCGCCGCATCGGCCTTGTGCAGCAGCTCTTCGGCCGTGGTGCCGTCCGTTGGAAACTCACTGATGCCGATACTCGCGCCCACTTGCACCACTGCCTCGCCCACGCGCAACACCTCGTTCATGGCTTCGACGATGCGTGCGGCGATTTCCACGACAGCATCGGGCGCCTGAGCGTCGGTCACGAGTACGATGAATTCGTCGCCGCCCAGGCGGGCAGCGACGTCGCTATGGCGCAGCGTATTCGTCAGGCGCTCCGCCACCGCCACGAGTGTCTGATCTCCGGCGCGGTGGCCCAACTGGTCGTTGATTTGCTTGAATCGATCGAGGTCGACGAATATCACCGCGAGCGTCGCCCCCGTCTCGGACGCCTTTCGAATCGCGGCGTCGAGCTTATTCATGAAAAGCATGCGGTTCGGCAGCCCGGTCAACGCATCGTGGCCGGCCAGATGCGTCAGCTCGCGCTGTTTCGCATGCAGATCCATCATCTGCAGCTGGATCTCGCGACGCATGCTCGCGAAGCAGCGTGCGAGAATGCCGATCTCGTCCGAACGTTCGACAGGCAGCTTTTCGTTGTCGGGCTGATCGAATACCCGTGTCGCGGCTCGCGCGAGCGTATGCAACGGCTTCGTCAGAGCCCGCGCGAACAGGATGGCGAGCATCAGCGCCAGGAAACTTGAAACAAGCACCATATGCACGATGCGGGTGCCGAGCGCATTGGCGGGAATCAACACGTCCGACAACGGCCGCGTCAAACCGAGAACAACGAAGCCGTTTTCCGTGGAGTCGCCGAAAGGTGTGCGTGTGAAGGCGAAAATCTGCGTGTCGCTTGCTTCGGCAAGCCCGCTCGCCGCAATGCGGCCGGATAGTTGTTCGAACAACGGTTTGGTGGCGGGGAAGCTGTCCTGCATGAGCACGCGGCGGCCGCGTTCGAACCCGAACGTAAGCGAGGGATCGGGGTGCACGAGGAAATCGCCCCATCGGTTGGCCATGTAGACCTGATAGCGCTCGGGCAGATCCCGCGCCAGCCGGCTGAACACCTTGGTGAGGTCCACGTCGATCACGAGCACGCCCGCGTTCGGATTGCCGGGTGCCGCGATGGGCGTGGCTACCCGAACGGTTGGTCTGCCTTCGGCAGCGTGCGTCCCATCCTCCCGATTGATGCCGATAGGAGAGAGATAAATGTGGCCCGGCGCCAACCCGAGCGTATCGAAGACATAAGCGAATTGGCCTTTTTCCTGCAAACCCTCATCGGGCACCACGACGATTCCGCCAGGCGCACGGTCGAGACGGACGCGCTCGAGGCCGTACTCGTCGCGGGAGATCAGGCGAATCTGCAGATAATCGGGGTGATGGAGCATGAAGCTGATGAACACTTGCTGCAGCCGCCTGCGCCGATCGGCAGGCGTATTGCCGGGCGCTGTTGCGCCGGACCCATTGTCTTTCGTGCTCGCCACGGTTGCCGCGGAAGGCATAGCGGCGAGCACAAGTGCATCGTCGGCCACGTCCTTGAGCACGGTCGTGAAGCGTTGCCCGAGCAGCTTCGTCGAAGTAATGAGGTTGCGCCGCGCCTCGTCCGCGAGCATTGCCCGGTTGGCGCGGTAAGCGTAGTAGCCGGTCGCGCCGGAGGCGGCCACCCCGATCGTGGCGACGAGCACCAGCAATTGCGAAGTCAGGCCGAGCTTCATCATTGAAACCGTTGCGGTCGTTCGCCCGACACGATGCGGCGCCACAGTGATTCGCGCTCGTCGATATTCTCCACGGGCCGGGTCCAGTAGAGGTGCGCTCCTGCACCGGCCTCCGAGGCCGGCATGAGGGTATTGGCCAGGCCCTGGCGCTCGGTGAGCAGTGCGCCCACGTGCGGTTCCAGCATGGCGTTGATCCAGGCGTGAGCGAGTTCGTGGTTTCTCGCCCCGCGCGTCATCGCCCAGCAATCGAGCCACGCGAGCGCGCCCTCGTCGGGAATGACGTAGCCGACATCCGCGCCGGCGCGCCGCAGCAGTTCCACCTGCTGGGTGCCGTAATTGCCGAACATCAGCGCCGCCCGGTGCTCGACGAACAATGCCGTCGCCTCTTCCGGCAATGTGTAGAACGTCAGAAGATTGCGGCGCAGTTCGACGAGCCTCAGGGCCACCTTGTGCATTTGTTCAGGCGATAGGTGAAACGGATCGCGATAGCCCAAAGTCAACGCCGTAAATGAGAAATTGTGCTGCGCGCTATTGAAATCGAGCACGCGGCCGCGATAGCGCGGATTCCACAGTTCGCTCATCGAACGCGGCGCGACGGGCACTTGCTTGCGATCGTA is part of the Trinickia caryophylli genome and harbors:
- a CDS encoding thioredoxin family protein, with protein sequence MATESPADELGVAAPAFALPATDGRMYTLDDVRGRDGLVVVFMCNHCPYVKAILPHLLRDARELAALGVGTVAINSNDAATYPEDSFERMVALSTELQLPFPYLYDETQDVARAYGAVCTPEFYGFDATLHLRYRGRLDASRKGPIPDAPRELFDAMKQIASTGSGPEVQNPAFGCSIKWKMTA
- a CDS encoding diguanylate cyclase domain-containing protein, whose translation is MMKLGLTSQLLVLVATIGVAASGATGYYAYRANRAMLADEARRNLITSTKLLGQRFTTVLKDVADDALVLAAMPSAATVASTKDNGSGATAPGNTPADRRRRLQQVFISFMLHHPDYLQIRLISRDEYGLERVRLDRAPGGIVVVPDEGLQEKGQFAYVFDTLGLAPGHIYLSPIGINREDGTHAAEGRPTVRVATPIAAPGNPNAGVLVIDVDLTKVFSRLARDLPERYQVYMANRWGDFLVHPDPSLTFGFERGRRVLMQDSFPATKPLFEQLSGRIAASGLAEASDTQIFAFTRTPFGDSTENGFVVLGLTRPLSDVLIPANALGTRIVHMVLVSSFLALMLAILFARALTKPLHTLARAATRVFDQPDNEKLPVERSDEIGILARCFASMRREIQLQMMDLHAKQRELTHLAGHDALTGLPNRMLFMNKLDAAIRKASETGATLAVIFVDLDRFKQINDQLGHRAGDQTLVAVAERLTNTLRHSDVAARLGGDEFIVLVTDAQAPDAVVEIAARIVEAMNEVLRVGEAVVQVGASIGISEFPTDGTTAEELLHKADAAMYAAKFQRCGSYRRYQELLAHASSVSPPGALS
- a CDS encoding extracellular solute-binding protein — translated: MRKNSQYLHSAVRGLIGRIRVNRHWRTFAAWAVCSFVALYVPGQSAWSASDSTETGNVLRVLAWPGYADADVVKAFETRFRAKVEVTMVDSDETLAARMHAGSPPPFDVIAANTAEIERYTRENLLQQLDLSKLPNTRRQLPTFRQREAIGGIVRDGGVYAIPFTYSSIGLIYDRKQVPVAPRSMSELWNPRYRGRVLDFNSAQHNFSFTALTLGYRDPFHLSPEQMHKVALRLVELRRNLLTFYTLPEEATALFVEHRAALMFGNYGTQQVELLRRAGADVGYVIPDEGALAWLDCWAMTRGARNHELAHAWINAMLEPHVGALLTERQGLANTLMPASEAGAGAHLYWTRPVENIDERESLWRRIVSGERPQRFQ